In Nocardioides sp. WS12, the DNA window TGCGACGCGCGCCGAGCTCGACGAACTCCGCGCCAAGGTGATCGAGGACCCACGGGCCTGGATCGCCCAGCCGGTGGTGCAGTTGTCGACCGTCCCGACCTTCGTCGACGGCGAGCTCGGGCCGCGGCACGTCGACCTGCGGCCGTTCGCGGTCAATGACGGCAACCGCGTGTGGGTGCTGCCCGGCGGCCTCACCCGGGTCGCACTCGGCAAGGGCGAGCTGATCGTGAACTCCTCGCGCGGTGGAGGCACCAAGGACACCTGGGTGCTGGCCGGGCCGACGAGTGCCGAGCTCGCGCAGCCCGATTCGCAGACGCAGTCCCAGACGCAGACGCAGACGCAGGAGGTGGAGTGATGCTCAGCCGGATCGCCGAGTCGCTCTTCTGGATCGGCCGCTACATCGAGCGAGCCGACGACACCGCGCGGATCCTCGACGTCCAGACCCAGTTGCTGCTCGAGGACGGATCAGTCGACGAGACCCAGACCTGCCGCGACCTGCTGGCCTGCATGGGCGTCGAGCCGGACATCGCCGCTGAGTTCGGCGTCGACATGCACGGCCCGGTGACCATCGAACAGGTGCTGCGCCTGCTCGCCTACGACCCGCAGTGCCCCAACTCGATCGCGGCCATCTTCTCCTCCGCACGGGAGTCGGCGCGCGGTGCGCGCGAGACGCTGACCGTGCCGCTGTGGGAGGTCATCAACACCACCTGGCGCCCGATTCCGACGGGACACTTCGAGACCCTCCGGCCGCCGTACGTCTTCCAGTGGGTGCGCGAACGCGCCGCCCTGATCACCGGTACCGCCGACGCCACGATGACCCGCGACGAGAGCTGGCAGTTCATCATGCTCGGCCGCAGCATCGAGCGCGCTGACATGACCTCACGACTCGTGGCCACCACGGCTTTGTCGAGTGCCGCCGACCGATGGACCTCCGCCT includes these proteins:
- a CDS encoding alpha-E domain-containing protein codes for the protein MLSRIAESLFWIGRYIERADDTARILDVQTQLLLEDGSVDETQTCRDLLACMGVEPDIAAEFGVDMHGPVTIEQVLRLLAYDPQCPNSIAAIFSSARESARGARETLTVPLWEVINTTWRPIPTGHFETLRPPYVFQWVRERAALITGTADATMTRDESWQFIMLGRSIERADMTSRLVATTALSSAADRWTSALRASGAYDAFLRTYRGIETDRAAAEFLLLDRLFPRSVVFALNLAEESMDRIGGDPHRAGFQDEAHRLIGRVRAELEYRSLADLVADVPDEMERLQRTCAAATDAISHRYFAGAEAVAWKGVGV